The genomic window CCTGCACGATTCCAAGACATAGGCTGATGCCCAAGCTTTTAGCACATCTCCAGTGTGTAATGCAGCTAACTTGTAGAACGCTCGTCCACTCATCTAAAACCTGAATGTCTAAAATAgtacttcttgattttattgaaaaTGAAGATGATTTGGTATGTTCCTTAGCATAACTGCTACCAAATGCTGCTATTTTTGAGGCCAGATACAAAAAGGAAACATCAACTGCACAGTTTTAGTCCTTTTATGGGTAAGCACgccaaagcaaaaataaaaatgcaaaatgaaaCTGTGATTCTTGTACAGATACAAGTATGTAATGAGATAATTCACTTTTACAGATATCACTATAATGTTTGTAACTTTTCCCACCAGCTTTATGAATGTTGCTGGAATTTCCAAGATGCAGTTTATATTTTTCTGTGCCTTTTAAAACTGTGAGTTTTCACGTGTTTATTTACTGTGTCTTCATTCTGGGTGGAAGAATCATCATACTGTCACCCAAGTACTCGGATTTCCAGTGTGTAAGTACATGTCGTCTACGGTGGCCAGAAGTACGAAATGCAAGATCACACTGGTCACACTTATAGGGTTTTTCGCCAGTATGAATTCTCAAATGCTGCTTATAGTTTCCTGAATGAAAGGTGGTGTATTTGCActcttcacacacatacattttgatGGGACTCTCCTTTGGTTCTCCAACTTCATCTTTAGCAGCATGTGTGCTCTTGTGTCGCTGGAGATGGTGAGAGGTACGAAAAGCCTTGTCACAGTGGTTGCACCGATAAGGTTTTTCTCCTGTATGAATTCTTTTATGTATCTTTAGGTTACCCAAAATGGATGTGATATAAGTGCACAGTTCACATTGGAACAACCTGGGAAGAGCTGTTGACTGAAGAATTTTAGTACTTTCTGAGGCAGAGTGACAACCCTTGTGTTTCTGAAGTTGCTTCTTACTGGTTGTTGTGAACTCACACTTCCTACATTTGAAAGCATATTCAGAAGGTTTTGAGGAGTTGCCCTGGTGGGTCGCCTGGTGTACTGCTAGCTCGGAGGAAGTCCTGCTGAAATGACCACATTGGTCGCACTTATGAGCTCCAACTTTCAAGTGTACAAATTTGTGTCGCTGTAAGTGGCTCGCGGTGCGAAATAATTTTTCACAGAGCTTGCATTTGTATGGTTTTTCCCCAGTATGAACCCTAAAATGTTGTCTGAGGTTATGAAAATAGGGCGTAGTGTAACTGCAGAGCTGACATTTGTACTTTTTGGTAGAAATCAGGTCAGGGTGATGCACGCTGGTCCGGGTGGCTCTATCACCATCCATGGAAACGCTCACCGGCTCAGCATCGCATTGGGTAGTTTCAAgatatgtgcatgtgtgacaggAGAGGTGCACCTCACTAAAAAACACCACACCACACTGGCCACAGGCATGAATTTTCTCTGAGCTTTTATTATTGTCTGAATTTTCTACAGCATGCGTACCCATGTGTCGCTGTAACCCTGTCACACTTATAAATGCCAAATCACAAAGGTTGCATGGGTGTGGCTTTTGTGTGTGTATCAAATTGTGCTTCCTCATACTCTGAAGATATCTGGTGATAAATGGGCAGTCTGTGCACTGGTACAATGTAGAACCTGTATGCCAGTACATGTGATTCAGTAAATAGGACGGCAGATCTGCAGCGTAGTCACACAGTGGACAGCGATACTGCACCGGCCCTTTATGACCTTTGGTGTGAGTCACAAAGAGTGGAATGCTGCGAGAAGAGAACAGGCATGTTTTGCAAGAAAAGATCTTTGGAGCTTTGTCAGCCCTACTGCTGGGCTCCACACTTGTAAAGCAGTCCTCATGTACCCCTTTGTTGCAAAGCATCTTTCTTTTCTTACTGCATctttttttgtgctgtttgtttTCAGACTTTGCCATTTTCTTGTGAGCCTTAAGATGGTACCGAAGGTTGATGAGCAAAGAGTAACGTCTTTGACAATAACTGCACACGTACATCTTGTTGTTCTTGTGTTCCAGATTCATGTGGTTCCTTCGCTGCTCTGCATACTGAAATATGGCGCTGCAGAGTTTGCACTTGAAGTTCCCTGGTTTCTTAGAGTTGAATTTGGTGTCCACTGGATCAATAATCTTAGGCTTACTATGGGTGGACTTTTTTATCTCAAGCATTCGTTTTTTCTTTGTGCTACAAAGAGTAGGAGTCTCACCCTGAACTTGGACAGGTGCTTCCCTTTGCTCATAACttaaaggaaaggtggaaatCTCTTCTTTCTGGAAGTCAACCCAACTCCCTACATTTTCTTGTGGCTGTTTTGGAATGGAGCTGGAAACACTGCTGGTCACAGGAGTAGAGCTGATTTTGAAAAGTTCCAGGCCTTTCAATACATTCAGATCATCAGATGTGCTGTGAGATTCAAGACAAAGAGTCTTACTGCTTGCCATACAAGGTTTTAATTTGTAGTATTTTTTATCTTCCGGCTCCAAAGGAGCAGCATCTAAaaattcaaaagcaaaaaaaaaaaagggattttagAATTTCTATTTGTAATCCAATTCAGACCTAGTTCTTATATACAAACTGTGCAAGAAATTTAACCGCTAATGATTTGGACTACAAGTGCAACAAATTAGCAGGCTCAGTCCAGTTTCGAGAGGACAGAGGCTTTCCACACTAAAAAGACATTGATCACAGCTGGCACTAGCTGGTCTCTCGTTTGTGAGTTTCAGCAGAGAAGTTCAAAAGAAATATAGAATGTGACGGCAGATAAGAGCCATAAGATCCTTCTAGTCCAGGGGTGGgaaagtccggtcctcgagggctgcaaaccagtcgggttttcaggatacccctaatgaatatgcatgacacagatttgcatacaactgaggcagtgtgtatgcaggtctctctcatgcatattcattaaggatatcctgaaaacccgactggtttgcagccctcgaggaccggaattgcccactccTGTTCTAGTCTGTACAACTTGAACCATGTTCTTCTCTTGGCTTGGTTTCAGGGTGTTCTGGCAGGTGAAGGAGAGGGAAGAGTGATCAGGTACCAGGGGTAAACTGCATGGGAGGTAGAAGGGGTTGGCCCTAATTTTTTTGTAAACCTCAGTGGGAAAGGGAAATTAGGAGAGAGGACTGGGCAAGAGTTTAGACTGAAGGGATGGAGGATCATgtggagagaaggggagagaaggggagggctGTCAGGCCCCCTCCTTGCCCTCTACTGGACTTGTAGTTCGGTTTGGGGGGTGCAGGATCAAGCTGCAAATCTGCTTACACatctgggagggaggaggatcaCCACTTGGATTTGGGGGTGAGTCAATGACAGGactgctattaatcgagttgacttagaaaaaatagccactgctattactggcatcagtagcatgggatagacttagtgtttgggtacttgccaggtacttatagcctggattgaccact from Rhinatrema bivittatum chromosome 3, aRhiBiv1.1, whole genome shotgun sequence includes these protein-coding regions:
- the LOC115088118 gene encoding zinc finger protein 93-like isoform X1: MAEEERREPGLKSTAESDSDTFEIVVPITICMLSDEDILESDEDDGRQRSSFAHEQSCPPMRSLSHDHIRWENYAISQTCAQMEPQQEGESSEAQAKKGQHSINKPLQQIHEDASCNELVGQKDLGGSEMIVPSLYFLCETKVNFLHRSGQISSQAIREHQMACEKSACGFTGHCFCEEYQSELMCKDSQAYSKGKDAAPLEPEDKKYYKLKPCMASSKTLCLESHSTSDDLNVLKGLELFKISSTPVTSSVSSSIPKQPQENVGSWVDFQKEEISTFPLSYEQREAPVQVQGETPTLCSTKKKRMLEIKKSTHSKPKIIDPVDTKFNSKKPGNFKCKLCSAIFQYAEQRRNHMNLEHKNNKMYVCSYCQRRYSLLINLRYHLKAHKKMAKSENKQHKKRCSKKRKMLCNKGVHEDCFTSVEPSSRADKAPKIFSCKTCLFSSRSIPLFVTHTKGHKGPVQYRCPLCDYAADLPSYLLNHMYWHTGSTLYQCTDCPFITRYLQSMRKHNLIHTQKPHPCNLCDLAFISVTGLQRHMGTHAVENSDNNKSSEKIHACGQCGVVFFSEVHLSCHTCTYLETTQCDAEPVSVSMDGDRATRTSVHHPDLISTKKYKCQLCSYTTPYFHNLRQHFRVHTGEKPYKCKLCEKLFRTASHLQRHKFVHLKVGAHKCDQCGHFSRTSSELAVHQATHQGNSSKPSEYAFKCRKCEFTTTSKKQLQKHKGCHSASESTKILQSTALPRLFQCELCTYITSILGNLKIHKRIHTGEKPYRCNHCDKAFRTSHHLQRHKSTHAAKDEVGEPKESPIKMYVCEECKYTTFHSGNYKQHLRIHTGEKPYKCDQCDLAFRTSGHRRRHVLTHWKSEYLGDSMMILPPRMKTQ
- the LOC115088118 gene encoding zinc finger protein 93-like isoform X3, with the translated sequence MCMLWNTCHASDCIEKSHFQSDAAPLEPEDKKYYKLKPCMASSKTLCLESHSTSDDLNVLKGLELFKISSTPVTSSVSSSIPKQPQENVGSWVDFQKEEISTFPLSYEQREAPVQVQGETPTLCSTKKKRMLEIKKSTHSKPKIIDPVDTKFNSKKPGNFKCKLCSAIFQYAEQRRNHMNLEHKNNKMYVCSYCQRRYSLLINLRYHLKAHKKMAKSENKQHKKRCSKKRKMLCNKGVHEDCFTSVEPSSRADKAPKIFSCKTCLFSSRSIPLFVTHTKGHKGPVQYRCPLCDYAADLPSYLLNHMYWHTGSTLYQCTDCPFITRYLQSMRKHNLIHTQKPHPCNLCDLAFISVTGLQRHMGTHAVENSDNNKSSEKIHACGQCGVVFFSEVHLSCHTCTYLETTQCDAEPVSVSMDGDRATRTSVHHPDLISTKKYKCQLCSYTTPYFHNLRQHFRVHTGEKPYKCKLCEKLFRTASHLQRHKFVHLKVGAHKCDQCGHFSRTSSELAVHQATHQGNSSKPSEYAFKCRKCEFTTTSKKQLQKHKGCHSASESTKILQSTALPRLFQCELCTYITSILGNLKIHKRIHTGEKPYRCNHCDKAFRTSHHLQRHKSTHAAKDEVGEPKESPIKMYVCEECKYTTFHSGNYKQHLRIHTGEKPYKCDQCDLAFRTSGHRRRHVLTHWKSEYLGDSMMILPPRMKTQ
- the LOC115088118 gene encoding zinc finger protein 93-like isoform X2 is translated as MLSDEDILESDEDDGRQRSSFAHEQSCPPMRSLSHDHIRWENYAISQTCAQMEPQQEGESSEAQAKKGQHSINKPLQQIHEDASCNELVGQKDLGGSEMIVPSLYFLCETKVNFLHRSGQISSQAIREHQMACEKSACGFTGHCFCEEYQSELMCKDSQAYSKGKDAAPLEPEDKKYYKLKPCMASSKTLCLESHSTSDDLNVLKGLELFKISSTPVTSSVSSSIPKQPQENVGSWVDFQKEEISTFPLSYEQREAPVQVQGETPTLCSTKKKRMLEIKKSTHSKPKIIDPVDTKFNSKKPGNFKCKLCSAIFQYAEQRRNHMNLEHKNNKMYVCSYCQRRYSLLINLRYHLKAHKKMAKSENKQHKKRCSKKRKMLCNKGVHEDCFTSVEPSSRADKAPKIFSCKTCLFSSRSIPLFVTHTKGHKGPVQYRCPLCDYAADLPSYLLNHMYWHTGSTLYQCTDCPFITRYLQSMRKHNLIHTQKPHPCNLCDLAFISVTGLQRHMGTHAVENSDNNKSSEKIHACGQCGVVFFSEVHLSCHTCTYLETTQCDAEPVSVSMDGDRATRTSVHHPDLISTKKYKCQLCSYTTPYFHNLRQHFRVHTGEKPYKCKLCEKLFRTASHLQRHKFVHLKVGAHKCDQCGHFSRTSSELAVHQATHQGNSSKPSEYAFKCRKCEFTTTSKKQLQKHKGCHSASESTKILQSTALPRLFQCELCTYITSILGNLKIHKRIHTGEKPYRCNHCDKAFRTSHHLQRHKSTHAAKDEVGEPKESPIKMYVCEECKYTTFHSGNYKQHLRIHTGEKPYKCDQCDLAFRTSGHRRRHVLTHWKSEYLGDSMMILPPRMKTQ